A window of Pedobacter lusitanus contains these coding sequences:
- a CDS encoding gluconokinase, whose translation MQYILGTDIGTGSTKAVAVGTDHRAFDSSQYFYPTNVDQPGYSEQDPELIWQAFQQSITTIVSRLKSAPAAISLSCAMHSLIAVDEDGKALAPMMTWADSRSTAVAYSLLASGLGTALYKATGTPVHSMSPLCKIIWIRENQPEFFKSVYKFISIKEYIWYRLFGVFEVDHSVASCTGLMDVNTLLWHPEALAAAGIRPAQLSALVSTNHLRKNTDTLAVLPLLAKETPFVIGATDGCLANLGTGAIQPGIAALTIGTSGALRVAGNTAVVNEKAMNFSYRLDEQIFINGGPVNNGGVALKWHLKNIFQKTELKREDYDEALGKIESILPGASGLIFLPYLQGERAPIWDSKSCGTFFGMHLNHQTPHFTRAVIEGICFALNDVLQSLTASGQEIRQLNVSGGFVTSAIWLQIMADITGKKLLLYSAEDASAVGAAYLAFKTIGLSADYPQPDQLNLTYIEPDEKNHLVYQQVFGFYKKIYGQLKEVMHEMYDLNNPS comes from the coding sequence ATGCAATACATTTTAGGAACAGACATCGGAACCGGAAGTACTAAAGCTGTAGCAGTTGGAACAGATCACAGGGCTTTCGACAGCAGTCAGTATTTTTATCCAACAAATGTGGATCAGCCTGGTTATAGTGAACAGGACCCTGAGCTGATCTGGCAGGCTTTTCAGCAAAGTATAACCACCATAGTCTCCAGGCTGAAATCTGCTCCTGCAGCGATCAGTTTGAGCTGTGCAATGCATAGTTTGATTGCGGTTGATGAAGATGGTAAGGCATTAGCCCCAATGATGACCTGGGCAGATAGCAGAAGTACTGCGGTAGCATATTCGCTGTTAGCCTCCGGGCTTGGAACCGCTTTATATAAAGCTACCGGAACACCTGTTCATTCGATGTCTCCGTTATGCAAAATCATCTGGATCAGAGAAAATCAACCGGAGTTTTTTAAAAGCGTTTATAAGTTCATTTCTATTAAAGAATATATCTGGTATCGTCTGTTTGGTGTTTTTGAAGTGGATCATTCAGTAGCTTCCTGTACGGGGTTAATGGATGTGAATACATTGTTATGGCATCCTGAAGCTCTTGCAGCTGCCGGTATCAGGCCGGCGCAGCTGTCTGCACTGGTTAGCACCAACCATCTGAGGAAAAATACGGATACTTTAGCCGTATTGCCATTGCTCGCCAAAGAAACACCATTTGTGATTGGGGCAACAGATGGTTGTCTGGCCAACCTGGGAACCGGAGCTATACAGCCCGGAATTGCCGCTTTGACTATCGGGACCAGTGGTGCGCTGAGAGTTGCAGGGAATACTGCTGTGGTTAATGAAAAGGCTATGAACTTTAGCTATCGTCTGGATGAGCAGATATTTATCAACGGAGGACCGGTAAATAATGGGGGAGTGGCACTGAAGTGGCATTTGAAAAATATCTTTCAGAAGACGGAGCTTAAGAGAGAAGATTATGATGAGGCACTGGGTAAAATTGAGTCCATTTTGCCAGGAGCTTCCGGACTGATTTTTCTGCCTTATTTACAGGGGGAACGTGCACCTATATGGGACTCCAAAAGCTGCGGTACATTTTTTGGAATGCATCTGAATCATCAGACTCCTCATTTTACCCGGGCGGTGATTGAGGGAATTTGTTTTGCTTTAAATGATGTTTTGCAGTCACTTACTGCTTCCGGGCAGGAAATCAGGCAGCTGAATGTAAGCGGAGGTTTTGTTACTTCGGCTATCTGGCTGCAGATTATGGCTGATATTACTGGTAAAAAACTTTTGCTGTATAGTGCAGAAGATGCTTCGGCGGTTGGAGCTGCCTATCTTGCTTTTAAGACTATCGGGCTGTCAGCTGATTATCCACAGCCCGATCAGTTGAATCTTACTTATATCGAACCTGATGAAAAGAACCATCTGGTCTATCAGCAGGTCTTCGGGTTTTATAAAAAGATATACGGACAGTTAAAAGAAGTGATGCATGAAATGTATGATCTGAACAATCCATCCTGA
- the endOF3 gene encoding endo-beta-N-acetylglucosaminidase F3, translated as MKNSKKNLVALICLLLPALIYSSCKKQESGAGTDTGTAKTEAAVKQKFIAYYITDGRNPTFKLRDMPDGVDMVVLFGVKYWQYLDTLKYPAGTGMMASYKSYGEYFSDVKALQQRGIKVLQNVDDAASWQDAKPDGYATPEIWATTLKQTLIDKYHLDGISLDIEHSGKRPNPIPPFPKFSEIGYNGWYSGSMDANPNFLSCIGALTKYFGPKAANNTQLHTATGLDVYSWNKIAEKYVDAIDYFQVQSYDRKITDCQLMMNYATGTNKIPASKMVFGSYAEGGKSQTEDVKLAKWVPTQGQKGGIMVYTFNANVTYAKAVLAGLRSSD; from the coding sequence ATGAAAAACAGTAAAAAAAATCTGGTCGCTTTAATCTGCCTGCTATTGCCTGCGCTGATTTATTCGAGTTGTAAAAAACAGGAGTCAGGTGCTGGTACTGACACAGGTACTGCAAAAACAGAAGCTGCGGTAAAGCAGAAATTTATTGCCTATTACATTACAGATGGCCGTAATCCTACTTTTAAACTCCGTGATATGCCTGATGGTGTAGATATGGTGGTCTTGTTTGGTGTTAAATACTGGCAGTATCTGGATACTTTGAAATATCCTGCCGGGACCGGTATGATGGCCAGTTACAAGTCTTACGGGGAGTATTTCAGTGATGTTAAGGCCTTACAGCAAAGAGGAATTAAGGTTTTACAAAATGTGGATGATGCGGCCAGCTGGCAGGATGCTAAGCCAGATGGATATGCCACTCCTGAAATCTGGGCAACGACTTTAAAACAAACACTGATTGATAAATATCATCTGGACGGAATCAGCCTGGATATAGAACATTCAGGAAAAAGACCAAACCCTATTCCTCCATTTCCAAAGTTTTCAGAGATCGGGTATAATGGCTGGTACAGCGGTTCTATGGACGCCAATCCTAATTTCCTTTCCTGTATAGGAGCACTGACCAAATATTTCGGGCCAAAAGCTGCTAACAATACACAGTTACATACAGCTACCGGACTGGATGTTTATTCCTGGAATAAAATTGCAGAGAAATATGTAGATGCGATCGACTATTTCCAGGTGCAGTCTTATGACAGAAAGATTACTGACTGTCAGCTGATGATGAACTATGCAACAGGTACCAATAAAATACCAGCTTCAAAAATGGTTTTTGGTTCTTATGCCGAAGGAGGGAAGTCGCAGACCGAAGATGTTAAACTGGCTAAATGGGTACCAACTCAGGGACAGAAAGGTGGTATCATGGTTTATACTTTTAATGCCAATGTAACTTACGCTAAAGCAGTTCTGGCTGGTCTCAGATCTAGTGACTAA